ATCGACAAATCCGAGGTCAAATCCGCCACACCCCGAAAAAATGCTAAAAAATGTTGGTTTGCTTGTCACCATGCTAATTATGCAAAATCTTAAACAATATGTGTTTCCAAGCCCCCGCAGTGACGACCATATGACGACCGATACTTTTTACCGCTAGCTAAAGAGTTGTAACCCCATGAAAAATGGTGCCCTCGGCGAGATTCGAACTCACGGCCTACGGATTAGGAATCCGGCGCTCTATCCTGCTGAGCTACGAGGGCTTTCGCGATTCACGAATCGTCAATTATATATCGTTGCGCGCAAAACAAAAGTCCATTTTTCGGCGACGGCAACTTTCCCGTCCAGCGTGATAATTCGCCGGACGGTGGCCGGGCCGATCAAACCGCCGCGGGGGTGTGGCCATGCTGGCGCAGAAGCGACTCTTTTTCCCGCGCGAAATAGTCCAGCGCCTTTTGCACAGCCTTGGCCGCCTCGTCGTGGTTGAGGAAGTCCTTCACCTTCACTTCTTTGTTCTCCAGGGTCTTGTATTCCTCGAAGAACTTTTTCAGCTCGTCGCGCTTGTAGCGGGGAAGCTGGCTTATGTTGAATATCTCGTCGTAGGCCGGGTCGTTTGCGGCCACCGCGATCACCTTGTCGTCCAGTTCCCCCTGGTCTAGCATCTCCATCATGCCGATCACGCGGGACTCCACCATCGTTCCGGATGGGATGGTCTCCGAGCATAGCACGAAGATGTCTATCGGGTCGTGGTCCTCGCAATATGATTGCGGGATGAATCCGTAGCTGTGGGGGTAATGCACGGCGCCGTGCAGCACACGGTCCACTTTCAAAAGGCCGGTGGTCTTGTCCAGTTCCAGCTTCAGCCGGGAGTTTCTCTCTATTTCTATAAAGGCGTTGACGTATGTGGGCGCCTTTTCCCCCGGGATTATGTCAAACCAAGGATGCATCTTCAATATTCTCCAAAACGACGGTAAAATCCCATTTTGGTTTGAAACCGCCGGTGCGTCAAGCGGCATGAAGAGATTTTTTTACGATACAGCGTTAAATCGCGTGAGCGTCAATTTCCCAAGGCAAGGCAATCTTTTATTGATACCGGGACTGTTTTTC
The window above is part of the Nitrospinota bacterium genome. Proteins encoded here:
- a CDS encoding inorganic diphosphatase, translated to MHPWFDIIPGEKAPTYVNAFIEIERNSRLKLELDKTTGLLKVDRVLHGAVHYPHSYGFIPQSYCEDHDPIDIFVLCSETIPSGTMVESRVIGMMEMLDQGELDDKVIAVAANDPAYDEIFNISQLPRYKRDELKKFFEEYKTLENKEVKVKDFLNHDEAAKAVQKALDYFAREKESLLRQHGHTPAAV